GTGTTCAAGACTTCGTGTTTCATGGTCGTGTGTCCTTGCCCGGTCACTTCGTCTTCTTGACGGTCTCGTGAACCGTCACGATTCCGTTGCGGTGACCCGGCACTCCGCCGAGCAGGAAAATCAGATGGTTTTGCGCGTCCACCCGGAACACGCGGATGCGCTGAACGGTCCGCGTCTTGTTGCCGAGCTGGCCCGGCATCCGGCGACCCGGAACAACGCGCGACGGCGCGGCCGACGTGCCGATCGATCCCGACTCGCGGCGGTTTTTGGAGCCGTGCGACATCGGGCCGCGACCGAAGTGGTTGCGCTTCACGTTGCCCGCGAAGCCCTTGCCCACCGTCACGCCCTGCACATCGACCAACTCGCCCTCGGCGAACAGTTCCACCGTGATCGCCTGGCCGACCTTGTAGTCTTTCGGGCTTTCCACCCGGAATTCCTTCAGGGTCTTGTAAGCCGCCTTCGTGGGAAGGTGCTTTTTGAACTGGCCGGCGTCGGGCCGGTTCAGTTTCTTCGCCTCGACTTCCGCGAAGCCCACCTGGATCGCGTCGTAGCCGTCCGTCTCCGCGCTCTTGACGCGGACGACGATCCCGGGCTCCGCCTTGATGACCGACAGCGCGTGACGTCGGCCCGTTTCGTCGTAGGCCTGCGTCATGCCCATCTTCTTGCCGACAATGCCTTTCATCAGCGGGCTCCACTGTTGATCAGCTTGATGTCCACATCGACGCCCGGCGACAGCTCCAGCTTGCCCATCGCCTCCATCGTCTCCTGCGTCGTGTCGAAGATCTCAATCAGGCGCTTGTGCGTGCGGATCTCGAACTGCTCGCGGCTCTTTTTGTCGACGTGCGGTCCACGCAGAACGC
The sequence above is a segment of the Deltaproteobacteria bacterium genome. Coding sequences within it:
- the rplC gene encoding 50S ribosomal protein L3 — its product is MMKGIVGKKMGMTQAYDETGRRHALSVIKAEPGIVVRVKSAETDGYDAIQVGFAEVEAKKLNRPDAGQFKKHLPTKAAYKTLKEFRVESPKDYKVGQAITVELFAEGELVDVQGVTVGKGFAGNVKRNHFGRGPMSHGSKNRRESGSIGTSAAPSRVVPGRRMPGQLGNKTRTVQRIRVFRVDAQNHLIFLLGGVPGHRNGIVTVHETVKKTK
- the rpsJ gene encoding 30S ribosomal protein S10, whose protein sequence is MKQRIRIRLKAYDHKLLDKSSKEIAESAKRSGAHVSGPIPLPTKIEKFCVLRGPHVDKKSREQFEIRTHKRLIEIFDTTQETMEAMGKLELSPGVDVDIKLINSGAR